A genomic stretch from Arvicanthis niloticus isolate mArvNil1 chromosome 12, mArvNil1.pat.X, whole genome shotgun sequence includes:
- the Ripk4 gene encoding receptor-interacting serine/threonine-protein kinase 4, with protein sequence MEGEGRGRWALGLLRTFDAGEFAGWEKVGSGGFGQVYKVRHVHWKTWLAIKCSPSLHVDDRERMELLEEAKKMEMAKFRYILPVYGICQEPVGLVMEYMETGSLEKLLASEPLPWDLRFRIVHETAVGMNFLHCMSPPLLHLDLKPANILLDAHYHVKISDFGLAKCNGMSHSHDLSMDGLFGTIAYLPPERIREKSRLFDTKHDVYSFAIVIWGVLTQKKPFADEKNILHIMVKVVKGHRPELPPVCRPRPRACSSLIGLMQRCWHADPQVRPTFQEITSETEDLCEKPDEEVKDLAHEPGEKSSSEPKSETRPESSRLKRASAPPFDNDCSLSELLSQLDSGISQTLEGPEELSRSSSECKLPSSSSGKRLSGVSSVDSAFSSRGSLSLSFEREASTGDLGPTDIQKKKLVDAIKSGDTSRLMKILQPQDVDLVLDNSASLLHLAVEAGQEECVKWLLLNNANPNLTNRKGSTPLHMAVERKGRGIVELLLARKISVNAKDEDQWTALHFAAQNGDEASTRLLLEKNASVNEVDFEGRTPMHVACQHGQENIVRTLLRRGVDVGLQGKDAWLPLHYAAWQGHLPIVKLLAKQPGVSVNAQTLDGRTPLHLAAQRGHYRVARILIDLCSDINICSLQAQTPLHVAAETGHTSTARLLLHRGAGKEALTSEGYTALHLAARNGHLATVKLLIEEKADVLARGPLNQTALHLAAARGHTEVVEELVSADLIDLSDEQGLSALHLAAQGRHSQTVETLLKHGAHINLQSLKFQGGQSSAATLLRRSKT encoded by the exons GGAACGCATGGAACTTCTGGAGGAAGCTAAGAAGATGGAGATGGCCAAGTTCCGCTACATTCTACCTGTGTATGGCATATGCCAGGAACCTGTTGGCTTGGTTATGGAGTACATGGAGACAGGATCCCTGGAGAAGCTGCTGGCCTCAGAGCCATTGCCTTGGGACCTGCGCTTCCGCATTGTGCATGAGACAGCTGTGGGTATGAATTTCCTGCATTGCATGTCTCCACCACTGCTGCACCTAGACCTGAAGCCAGCGAACATCCTGCTGGATGCCCACTACCATGTCAAG ATTTCTGACTTTGGGCTGGCCAAGTGCAATGGCATGtcccactctcatgacctcagCATGGATGGCCTGTTTGGCACAATCGCCTACCTCCCTCCAGAGCGAATTCGTGAGAAGAGCCGGTTGTTTGATACCAAACACGATGTATACAG CTTTGCCATTGTGATCTGGGGTGTGCTTACACAAAAGAAGCCATTTGCTG ATGAAAAGAACATCCTACACATCATGGTGAAAGTGGTGAAGGGCCACCGCCCAGAGCTGCCACCCGTCTGCAGACCCCGGCCACGTGCTTGTAGCAGCCTGATAGGGCTCATGCAGCGGTGCTGGCATGCAGACCCGCAGGTGCGGCCCACCTTCCAAG AAATTACCTCTGAAACCGAAGACCTTTGTGAAAAACCTGACGAGGAAGTGAAAGACCTGGCTCATGAGCCAGGTGAAAAAAGTTCTTCAGAGCCCAAGAGTGAG ACCAGGCCAGAGTCCTCACGCCTCAAGCGTGCCTCTGCTCCCCCCTTTGATAATGACTGCAGTCTCTCCGAATTGCTGTCACAATTGGACTCTGGGATCTCCCAGACTCTTGAAGGCCCTGAGGAGCTCAGCCGAAGTTCCTCTGAATGCAAGCTCCCATCATCCAGCAGTGGCAAGAGGCTCTCAGGGGTGTCCTCAGTGGACTCAGCCTTTTCCTCCAGAGGATCGCTGTCACTGTCATTTGAGCGGGAAGCTTCAACAGGCG aTCTGGGCCCCACAGACATCCAGAAGAAGAAGCTAGTGGATGCCATCAAATCAGGGGACACCAGCAGGCTGATGAAGATCCTACAGCCCCAAGATGTGGACTTGGTTCTGGACAACAGTGCCAGTCTTCTGCACCTGGCTGTGGAGGCTGGACAGGAGGAGTGTGTCAAATGGCTGCTTCTTAACAATGCCAACCCCAACCTGACCAACAGGAAGGGCTCGACACCACTTCACATGGCTGTGGAGCGGAAGGGGCGCGGAATTGTGGAGCTACTGCTGGCCCGGAAGATCAGTGTCAATGCCAAGGATGAGGACCAGTGGACCGCCCTGCACTTTGCAGCCCAGAATGGGGATGAGGCCAGCACAAGGCTGCTACTAGAGAAGAATGCTTCTGTCAATGAGGTAGACTTCGAGGGCCGAACACCCATGCATGTAGCCTGCCAGCATGGACAGGAGAACATTGTGCGCACCCTGCTCCGCCGTGGTGTGGATGTGGGCCTGCAGGGAAAGGATGCCTGGTTGCCTCTGCACTATGCTGCCTGGCAGGGCCACCTGCCCATTGTTAAGCTGCTAGCCAAGCAGCCTGGAGTGAGTGTGAATGCTCAGACACTAGATGGTAGGACACCCCTGCACCTGGCTGCTCAGAGGGGGCACTACCGTGTGGCTCGCATCCTTATTGACTTGTGCTCTGACATTAACATCTGCAGCCTACAGGCACAGACACCTCTGCATGTTGCCGCAGAGACTGGACACACCAGTACTGCCAGGCTACTCTTGCATCGCGGTGCAGGCAAAGAGGCTTTGACCTCAGAGGGCTATACTGCCCTACACCTGGCAGCCCGGAATGGACACCTGGCTACTGTCAAGCTGCTCATAGAGGAGAAGGCTGATGTACTGGCTCGGGGGCCCCTGAATCAGACAGCCCTGCACCTGGCTGCTGCCCGTGGACACACAGAGGTGGTGGAGGAGCTGGTCAGTGCTGACCTCATTGACCTGTCTGATGAGCAGGGCCTCAGTGCACTGCACCTCGCTGCTCAGGGCAGGCATTCACAGACTGTGGAGACACTGCTCAAACACGGAGCACACATCAACTTGCAGAGTCTCAAGTTCCAAGGAGGCCAGAGCTCTGCTGCCACACTGCTCCGACGCAGCAAGACATAG